The following is a genomic window from Geobacillus subterraneus.
GCAGGGGGGTGGCACTTCCGATGCCTAGACGCTTCCCCTCATTGGCGGTTTTCACTCAACCAACGCCAATCGATTCATCCCATGTCCAAGAGAGCGACGCTCTGCCTGAGATGAACCGATGGCTACTTTGTCACCAGGGCTCGATGGTCCATAACCGTTTGTCTCTAACCGGTGCCGCAGCATCTAAACTCGACGGCGGGCATCGTCTTTCGCTTGTTATAACGCCAGATATACCCCGATTCCTGCCGCTAGCACAATGGCCAATCCGGCATAAATCAACGCTAGGCGGGTGAGATTGCCTTTGGTTGCTGATGTGTACTGTTCGTCTCCCCGCCCCGACAGCGCGAGCGTGCCGATGAGGCCTGCAAGCATCACGACAGCCGCGGCAATTAGTAAGATCGTCAACGTTCTTCCCCCTCTTTCGTTTGTCTGTCGGACGAAAGCAGCTCAACACCCATCTGCAAGGCGCGGGCGCCAAACTTCGCCCGCAGCTGTTCCACCGCTTTCCAAAGCGGTTCCATTTTCGCCTCTTCTTCATATTGAAACAAATCCAGCTGCTTCACCGCCCTGGCCCGGTCAAACACATGGAGCGCGGCGACGCCAAGAAGACGCACCGGACGGCCGTCCCAATGCTTTTGGAACAACCGCGCCGCATAGGAAAAGATTTCTTCGCCGTCCGATAACGGCTCGATTCCAGTTTGGCTGCGGGTGATCGTGTGAAAATCGTGGTAGCGAATGGTCAGTTGAACGGTTCGCGAGGCAACCCGCTTTTCGTTCATCCGGGCGCCGACCGATTCGGCCAGCTGGCGCAAGACAGCGAGCAGTTTCTGTTCTTCCTCGATATCGTACGGCAGCGTTGTTGAGTGTCCGATCGATTTTCGCTTTTCCGCCGCTGTTGGATCCACCGGACGCGGGTCGATGCCGTTCGCCCGCTCGTAAAGGCGCGAGCCATAAATGCCAAACGTCTGGCGAAGCCGCTCGCGGTCAGCTTTGGCGAGATCGCCGATCGTATGGAGGCCAAGCGCATGCAGCTTCTTCGCTGTTTTGTCGCCGACGCCATGCATCTGTTCGACCGGAAGCGGCCATAACACAGACGGGATATCGCGCTTGCGCAGCACGGTGATGCCAAGCGGCTTTTTCCTGTCGCTTGCCATTTTCGCCAAAAACTTATTCGGGGCGATGCCGATGCTCACCGGAATCGACAGCCGTTCAAGCAGCTCTTGTTGGATATGGCGCGCCAATGCGAGCGGGTGAACCGTCGGCATCCGCCCGGTCACGTCCAAATAGCCTTCATCAATCGAGGCCCGCTCCAAAACAGGCGAGAAGCGCTCGAGCCATTGGAACAAGCGGCGGCTCATTTCGCGATACAATGGGAAATCCGGCGGCCGCACGACGAGCGATGGACAGCGTTTTTTCGCTTCCCAAAGCGGCATCGTCGTATAGATGCCAAACTGTTGTTTCGCCACATAACTGGCCGCCAGCACAATTCCTTTCCGTTCTTTCGGGTCTCCTGCCACAACGACCGGTTTTTTCTGAAGCGACGGATCACGGGCGATCTCACAGCTGGCGAAAAACGAATTGGCGTCTACGTGAAAAATAATCCGTCCATGCGATTCGCGCTCCGTTTGCATCTTTCTCTCCTTCTTTTCTTTCGTTGATTCCTATTTTAGCAGATCATCCGTTCGCTGGGAACAACTCAGGCCGCTTCAAGATACGGTTTCGTTGTATTCATGCTAGGTGCGCCATCCCTTCGGACGTCTTAGGGCAGCCAATCACGAAATAGCTTCATGAGCATATATCCGCCCACTCCCCAAATGAGGAGCGCGGAAATCCGGTTCATCCAGCGCAGTCCTCCCCCGCTGCCGTCGAAACGGCCAACCATTCTTCCGGCGAGGGACAGCCCCACAAACCAAATCCAGGAGACAACAATGCACGCCGCCGCAAATATCGCTTTCTCCATTCCCGTATAGCGGAGCGAACCCGTGCCAATGACGCCGATCGTATCGAAAATGGCATGAGGGTTCAGCAGCGATACCGAGGCGGCAAAAGCGATTTGTTTGCGGGGCGGAAACCGTTCCGCCGCTTCGCTTCCGCCAGCGGCGGGGGCGCTTTTCCATGTACTCCAGCCCATATACAGCAAAAAAAGAATGCCAGCTCCCATCACGGCTGTTTTCAGCCAAGCGGAACCAAGCCAAACGAGCGAGACGCCCAAAACGGCGAGGAAAATCAACAACGTATCACACAACGACGCCGTCAGCACCGCCGGCAAGGCATGCCGCCAACGCCGCTGAACCGCTCCTTGGGTCAAAATGAACACGTTTTGCATCCCCAGCGGCAAAATGAGTCCAAACGCAAGGATAAGCCCGTGAAGAAAGGCCTTCATCATGCTTGGTTCCTCCCTTTCCCTTGCAGCCAGCGATAGATTGAAGCCGCATCCTCTTCATCCACATCGACGACGCGGGCGCGGGTGCCAAGCGGCATAACAGCGGCGGAAATCGTGGCTAATCGTTTTCGCTGTTGCCACCATGTCGCCGCCACCTCAACCGCTTGCAGGCGATGTTTCAACATGTATGTGGTCGTTCGGCGGAACCAGCCGCTGCGGAGTGTTAACTGCCTTGAAGAAAGCGCCCAGCCGGCTGCTTGATAGCGCCGCGACCCGATCCACAGAGCAAGCGGCAGCGCAAACAAAAGCCCCGCTCCCCATGGACGCTCGATGTAAGCAGCCAATGCCAGCGGGGCCGCTAACCAATAAAGCGGCCGAAGCATATAGCGGATTTGAGCCCGCTTCGGCAATGGACGGAACGCAACACCGAGATCGTACTCCGGCAGGCACGCGTGAATAATCGAGGAGACGCGCTCTTTTTTTACAAGCGGGCAAAGAACCACATCCCCCGGTGGACCGCCATCAAGCGCCCCGCCGGCATGAATGAGCGATACGGTCGCATACCCGAACAGACGACGCAGCCAGCTCTCATGGATCATCACCCCTTGAACGCGGCCAATAGGGACTGAAACCGTTTGGCGTTCGAGCCAACCGCGGGTGATGACAATCGTATCTTCTTGCCTGCGCACGGCAAACGAAGCGAAACGGATCATATTTTGCCCGATCGCCACCCCATACGCGGCCAACAGCGCCACCAAACCGATGACTCCGATGTACCACCGCCCATGTCCGTTCCATGTCGTCTGTACATTGCGAAAGAGCGCTTCATACGGGATCAGGTCGCCAAGTTGGGACAAAAAGGTCCAAACGGCCGCCACGACGCCAAACGCTCCCCCGCTTGTCACAGCGGCAAGCCATACTTCCTTTATCGAAAGCGTAAATAAAGGAAGAGACAATGGCCGATTCCCGTGCTCACACGGCGGCCGCCCCCCTGCCTGCTCTTTTGCCCGCTCAATCTCGCGCTGCAAGCGGTGCACTTCTTCCCTCGACACGGCGGCAAGCGCCACTTCTGCTTCCCCAAGCCCGCCCCCGGCGGTTTCAATATGAACTTTTACGACTCCAGCTAGCCGCTGCCATATTCCTTCCGTTGTAGAAATGCCTTGAATGCGCTCAAACGGGATCGTCCGTTTTTTGCGGACAAACAACCCTTCTTCCACTTCCAGCGTTTGGCCGTCCCAGCCGTATTTGAAACGAACCCAGGAAAGAACGCCGGCAACGATCGTGTAGGCGAGCACAAGAAGCGGCATGACGAGATCCCGCCAAGAAAAATCACCGCGGCTGCCAGCTATGACAACTACCAAAAGCGGGAGCAGCACGTGTTTCAGCTCCCTCCCTACTCCCGTTACCATCGCAATGGGATGAAGACGGCGCTTAGTCATCATCCTGATCCGCCGCCTTCGCCCGCTCGGCGATCAGCCGGCAGAGCCGTTCCGCCTCCGATTCAGACAGAGCGGGGATTTCATGGACGGTAGCGGCCGTGAAAATCACGACCGAAGCCAACCCGTACCGTTTGAGCAAAGGGCCTTGCCGGACATCGACATGTTGGACGCGATTCATCGGAACTAACGTCCATGTCGTTGACCAAACGCCGTGCTGAATTTCTATGTCTTCGTCGCGAATATCGTAACGCCATCGTTTCTGGCGCAAGGGAGGCAGCCATCCGATCCATAAGACCGCTTTCACTCCCCAAATGCCCGCCAACGGCGCTAACCACCACTCAGGAACATGGAAGCGCGACAACACCCAAGCGATTGCACCGATGATGACGCCGCCAGCCAATGTTCCCAACACTCCGGTCAAGCGCCAGACGGTGATGGCTTTTTCCGAAATCGGTTTGCCGCTGTTGCCAAGCATCCTACCAATCTCCTTTTGGCGAGTTCAAAACCTGTTTCCAGTATAACAAAACATTTCCACATTGACGACGTGTTTTTTCGCGAACCATTGACAGAAAAACAAAACTATTATATTCTAAAACTATCTTTTTTGCTTAACTGCATAAAAGCGTAAAAGCAAAAAAGTACATCATGGAATGAACTTCGTGTGAGAAAGGTTGTTGCTGTATGGAACATTCCCGCCCCTCATTGCAAAGAGGGCTGCTGCCCCGCCATGTGCAATTGATGGCGCTAGGCGGCATGATCGGCACCGGCATTTTCAAAGGGAGCTCTGATACGATTCACATGGCCGGACCGAGCGTTATTCTTACGTATTTGCTCGGTGGCGCGCTGTTGTTTCTCATTATGGCCGCCTTAGCGGAGATGGCCATCGCCTATCCGGGCGAAAACGTTCAGCATTTGATCCGCCGGGCGTTTGGCTTTCGCTGGTCGTTTCTCGTCGGGTGGCTGTATTGGGCGAACTGGACGTTGGTCACCGTCGTCGAGCTGCTGGCGGCAGGCAGTTTTTTGCGCTATTGGATGCCGTCGGTGCCGCTTTGGCTGCTCGCTCTGAGTTGCGCGCTGTTTATCATCGCGCTGAACTTGTTTCCGGTTCGCTACTATGGGGAAACAGAATTTTGGCTCGCCGGGTTGAAAGTGGCGGCGCTGGCTGTGTTCATCTTGCTTGGAGCCGGCATGTGGTTGGGAGTGATTGAAGGAGCGGACGGAAACCCATGGAGCCGTTATGCGACGTATGACGCCTGGTTTCCGCATGGGGTCGGCGGCATGATCAGCGCCTTGCTTGTCGTCATGTTTTCATACGGCGGAGCCGAGTTGATCGGTGTAGCGGTGACGGAGATGAAAGATGCTGACCGGGTGCTGCCGCGGGTGATCAAAACGACGGTATGGCGGGTCATCGGCTTTTACGTGCTGCCGATCGCCATCATTTGCGGCATCATGTCATGGAACGCCGTATCGGCGGAAAACAGCCCGTTCGTCCAAGTGCTCGAGGCCACCGGCATTCCGGGTGTCGCCCATGTGATGAACGCCGTTTTGCTCATTGCCGTCTTATCGGCAGCGAACACCGGGGTGTACGCCACGTCCCGCTTGCTCTTTTCGATGGCCGAACAAGGAGAAGCGAGCCGCCGCTTGTTGCGGACGACGCGACAGGGGGTTCCGATCTACGGGATGGGAATGGTCGCTCTCTGCATCGCGTTAGGGATCGTTGGCGCGTACTTGGCGCCGGGGCGAATCATCGGCGAGCTGATGACGATCCCCGGGTTTACGGTGCTGATCGTCTGGATGATGATCGGCGCGGCCCAACTGAAACTGCGGCCGCATTACGATACAAATCCGTTCTTCCGCGTCAAAGCATTTCCGTACACGACACTCATCGCCGTCGTGTCGCTCGGCGCGATTTGGGTAAGCTTTTTATTTCAGCGCGATCATCGAATCGGGTCAGTTCTTTGC
Proteins encoded in this region:
- a CDS encoding DNA polymerase IV gives rise to the protein MQTERESHGRIIFHVDANSFFASCEIARDPSLQKKPVVVAGDPKERKGIVLAASYVAKQQFGIYTTMPLWEAKKRCPSLVVRPPDFPLYREMSRRLFQWLERFSPVLERASIDEGYLDVTGRMPTVHPLALARHIQQELLERLSIPVSIGIAPNKFLAKMASDRKKPLGITVLRKRDIPSVLWPLPVEQMHGVGDKTAKKLHALGLHTIGDLAKADRERLRQTFGIYGSRLYERANGIDPRPVDPTAAEKRKSIGHSTTLPYDIEEEQKLLAVLRQLAESVGARMNEKRVASRTVQLTIRYHDFHTITRSQTGIEPLSDGEEIFSYAARLFQKHWDGRPVRLLGVAALHVFDRARAVKQLDLFQYEEEAKMEPLWKAVEQLRAKFGARALQMGVELLSSDRQTKEGEER
- a CDS encoding LysE/ArgO family amino acid transporter; the protein is MMKAFLHGLILAFGLILPLGMQNVFILTQGAVQRRWRHALPAVLTASLCDTLLIFLAVLGVSLVWLGSAWLKTAVMGAGILFLLYMGWSTWKSAPAAGGSEAAERFPPRKQIAFAASVSLLNPHAIFDTIGVIGTGSLRYTGMEKAIFAAACIVVSWIWFVGLSLAGRMVGRFDGSGGGLRWMNRISALLIWGVGGYMLMKLFRDWLP
- a CDS encoding PH domain-containing protein, producing the protein MMTKRRLHPIAMVTGVGRELKHVLLPLLVVVIAGSRGDFSWRDLVMPLLVLAYTIVAGVLSWVRFKYGWDGQTLEVEEGLFVRKKRTIPFERIQGISTTEGIWQRLAGVVKVHIETAGGGLGEAEVALAAVSREEVHRLQREIERAKEQAGGRPPCEHGNRPLSLPLFTLSIKEVWLAAVTSGGAFGVVAAVWTFLSQLGDLIPYEALFRNVQTTWNGHGRWYIGVIGLVALLAAYGVAIGQNMIRFASFAVRRQEDTIVITRGWLERQTVSVPIGRVQGVMIHESWLRRLFGYATVSLIHAGGALDGGPPGDVVLCPLVKKERVSSIIHACLPEYDLGVAFRPLPKRAQIRYMLRPLYWLAAPLALAAYIERPWGAGLLFALPLALWIGSRRYQAAGWALSSRQLTLRSGWFRRTTTYMLKHRLQAVEVAATWWQQRKRLATISAAVMPLGTRARVVDVDEEDAASIYRWLQGKGRNQA
- a CDS encoding PH domain-containing protein, with product MLGNSGKPISEKAITVWRLTGVLGTLAGGVIIGAIAWVLSRFHVPEWWLAPLAGIWGVKAVLWIGWLPPLRQKRWRYDIRDEDIEIQHGVWSTTWTLVPMNRVQHVDVRQGPLLKRYGLASVVIFTAATVHEIPALSESEAERLCRLIAERAKAADQDDD
- a CDS encoding amino acid permease, translated to MEHSRPSLQRGLLPRHVQLMALGGMIGTGIFKGSSDTIHMAGPSVILTYLLGGALLFLIMAALAEMAIAYPGENVQHLIRRAFGFRWSFLVGWLYWANWTLVTVVELLAAGSFLRYWMPSVPLWLLALSCALFIIALNLFPVRYYGETEFWLAGLKVAALAVFILLGAGMWLGVIEGADGNPWSRYATYDAWFPHGVGGMISALLVVMFSYGGAELIGVAVTEMKDADRVLPRVIKTTVWRVIGFYVLPIAIICGIMSWNAVSAENSPFVQVLEATGIPGVAHVMNAVLLIAVLSAANTGVYATSRLLFSMAEQGEASRRLLRTTRQGVPIYGMGMVALCIALGIVGAYLAPGRIIGELMTIPGFTVLIVWMMIGAAQLKLRPHYDTNPFFRVKAFPYTTLIAVVSLGAIWVSFLFQRDHRIGSVLCLVILAVLAMYGAVKEKQNRRPEQNVDEQSA